The following are encoded together in the Mycteria americana isolate JAX WOST 10 ecotype Jacksonville Zoo and Gardens chromosome 2, USCA_MyAme_1.0, whole genome shotgun sequence genome:
- the ZBTB47 gene encoding zinc finger and BTB domain-containing protein 47 isoform X1: MRRLQSAAPGLLAAGAAAAPHSSVFLKGANMAMGRMRAKTPGKRRRTGTPLRGDLCIKMLIVEKTTDYPSAEYSLVEDVALHFTCLMDRLNEQRLFQPDLCDVDIVLVQHKSIFPAHKGVLAAYSQFFHSLFTQNKQLQRVELSLEALTSQGLQQILNFIYTSKLLVNSCNVQDVLNAAAVLQMNNIASSCQDLLDTRSLSLAADMALPAEGCAGPPPYYCEIKQEVDAPHPKIYAREGNDPYSVRVEDGAGGGTLPAGPAKQYYKEEKDGGPGAVCKMEGEESEEDLDSQGSYNREQIIVEVNLNNQTLNVSKGMEGKAAASEAAVMGRPDGDGRDTEEDGEEENEEGEEEEEEEEDAEVGEEEEEEHSEEEDLEETTEEEDDDDDDEDASEVKREKGGQPRRGSRASKATKPAMATRSQEMAKVEEEEEEEEEGQRGRKRKKEQDGLGQKVKLEEKQHYPCKKCPRVFNNRWYLEKHMNVTHSRMQICDKCGKRFLLESELLLHHQTDCEKNIQCVTCGKGFKKLWSLHEHNKIVHGYAEKKFSCEICEKKFYTMAHVRKHMVAHTKDMPFTCETCGKSFKRSMSLKVHSLQHSGEKPFKCENCNERFQYKYQLRSHMSIHIGHKQFMCQWCGKDFNMKQYFDEHMKTHTGEKPYICEICGKSFTSRPNMKRHRRTHTGEKPYPCDVCGQRFRFSNMLKAHKEKCFRVSNPLASDTAAPQPAASPAPLPPGPGVSPLPLLHPLPQTLPPPPHLPPPPPLFPAGRINLNNN, from the exons ATGCGGCGGCTCCAATCAGCGGCCCCGGGGCTCTTggcagccggagccgccgccgctccgcatTCCTCCGTCTTCCTAAAAGGGGCTAACATGGCGATGGGCAGGATGAg agCAAAAACCCCAGGCAAGCGGAGGAGGACCGGGACTCCTTTGCGCGGAGACCTTTGCATCAAAATG cTGATAGTCGAAAAAACGACTGACTACCCTTCGGCTGAGTACTCCCTGGTGGAGGATGTAGCCCTCCACTTCACGTGTTTGATGGACAGACTGAACGAGCAGCGCCTTTTTCAGCCGGACCTGTGCGACGTGGACATCGTGCTGGTGCAGCACAAGAGCATCTTCCCGGCGCACAAGGGGGTCCTGGCGGCCTACAGCCAGTTCTTCCACTCCCTCTTCACCCAAAACAAGCAGCTGCAGCGCGTGGAGCTCTCGCTGGAGGCCCTCACCTCGCAGGGCCTCCAGCAGATCCTCAACTTCATCTATACCTCCAAGCTCCTCGTCAACTCCTGTAATGTGCAGGACGTGCTGAACGCGGCTGCCGTGCTGCAGATGAACAACATCGCCTCCTCCTGCCAGGACCTCCTCGACACCCGCTCGCTCAGCCTGGCTGCCGACATGGCCCTGCCTGCTGAGGGCTGCGCCGGACCCCCGCCCTACTACTGCGAGATCAAGCAGGAGGTGGACGCCCCCCATCCCAAGATCTACGCCCGGGAGGGCAATGACCCCTACTCAGTGCGGGTGGAGGATGGCGCAGGTGGTGGGACGCTCCCCGCTGGTCCAGCCAAGCAGTACTacaaggaggagaaggatggtGGTCCAGGCGCCGTCTGTAAGATGGAAGGCGAAGAGTCCGAGGAGGACCTGGACAGCCAGGGCTCGTACAACCGGGAGCAGATCATTGTGGAGGTGAACCTCAACAACCAGACCCTCAATGTCTCCAAGGGCATGGAGGGGAAGGCGGCTGCCAGCGAGGCGGCCGTGATGGGGCGGCCTGATGGTGATGGGCGTGACacggaggaggatggggaggaggagaatgaggaaggggaggaggaggaggaagaggaggaggatgcagaggtgggtgaggaggaggaggaggagcacagCGAGGAGGAAGACCTGGAGGAGACAACGGAAGAAGAGGACGATGATGACGACGATGAAGATGCGTCGGaggtgaaaagggaaaagggTGGGCAGCCCCGCAGAGGCAGCCGGGCATCCAAAGCCACCAAACCTGCCATGGCAACCAGGTCCCAGGAGATGGCCaaggtggaagaggaggaggaggaggaagaggaaggccaGCGAGGGcggaagaggaaaaaggagcagGATGGTTTGGGCCAGAAGGTcaagctggaggagaagcagcactACCCGTGCAAGAAGTGCCCCAGGGTCTTCAACAACCGCTGGTACCTGGAGAAGCACATGAACGTCACGCACAGCCGCATGCAGATCTGCGACAAGTGTGGCAAACGCTTCCTGCTGGAGAGCGAGCTACTGCTGCACCACCAGACCGACTGCGAGAAGAACATCCAG TGCGTGACATGTGGGAAGGGGTTCAAGAAGCTCTGGTCCCTCCATGAGCACAACAAGATCGTCCACGGCTATGCCGAGAAGAAGTTCTCCTGCGAGATCTGCGAGAAGAAGTTCTACACCATGGCCCACGTGCGCAAACACATGGTTG CTCACACCAAGGACATGCCGTTCACCTGCGAGACCTGTGGGAAGTCCTTCAAGCGCAGCATGTCCCTCAAGGTCCATTCACTCCAGCACTCTGGGGAAAAGCCTTTTAAATGCGAG AACTGCAACGAGCGCTTCCAGTACAAGTACCAGCTGCGCTCCCACATGAGCATCCACATCGGCCACAAGCAGTTCATGTGCCAGTGGTGCGGGAAGGACTTCAACATGAAGCAGTACTTCGATGAGCACATGAAGACGCACACGG GCGAGAAGCCCTACATCTGCGAGATCTGCGGGAAGAGCTTCACCAGCCGCCCCAACATGAAGCGGCATCGCCGGACCCACACAGGCGAGAAGCCGTACCCCTGCGACGTCTGCGGTCAACGCTTCCGCTTCTCCAACATGCTCAAAGCCCACAAGGAGAAATGTTTCCGCGTCAGCAACCCCTTGGCTTCGGACACGGCTGCCCCCCAacctgctgccagcccggctccgctgccccccggccccggtgTCTCCCCGCTGCCGCTGCTTCATCCCCTTCCACAgaccctccctcctcctcctcacctacCACCGCCCCCTCCCCTGTTTCCTGCGGGGAGGATAAATTTGAACAACAACtag
- the ZBTB47 gene encoding zinc finger and BTB domain-containing protein 47 isoform X2: protein MQAGLAAAARAKTPGKRRRTGTPLRGDLCIKMLIVEKTTDYPSAEYSLVEDVALHFTCLMDRLNEQRLFQPDLCDVDIVLVQHKSIFPAHKGVLAAYSQFFHSLFTQNKQLQRVELSLEALTSQGLQQILNFIYTSKLLVNSCNVQDVLNAAAVLQMNNIASSCQDLLDTRSLSLAADMALPAEGCAGPPPYYCEIKQEVDAPHPKIYAREGNDPYSVRVEDGAGGGTLPAGPAKQYYKEEKDGGPGAVCKMEGEESEEDLDSQGSYNREQIIVEVNLNNQTLNVSKGMEGKAAASEAAVMGRPDGDGRDTEEDGEEENEEGEEEEEEEEDAEVGEEEEEEHSEEEDLEETTEEEDDDDDDEDASEVKREKGGQPRRGSRASKATKPAMATRSQEMAKVEEEEEEEEEGQRGRKRKKEQDGLGQKVKLEEKQHYPCKKCPRVFNNRWYLEKHMNVTHSRMQICDKCGKRFLLESELLLHHQTDCEKNIQCVTCGKGFKKLWSLHEHNKIVHGYAEKKFSCEICEKKFYTMAHVRKHMVAHTKDMPFTCETCGKSFKRSMSLKVHSLQHSGEKPFKCENCNERFQYKYQLRSHMSIHIGHKQFMCQWCGKDFNMKQYFDEHMKTHTGEKPYICEICGKSFTSRPNMKRHRRTHTGEKPYPCDVCGQRFRFSNMLKAHKEKCFRVSNPLASDTAAPQPAASPAPLPPGPGVSPLPLLHPLPQTLPPPPHLPPPPPLFPAGRINLNNN from the exons ATgcaagcagggctggcagcggcggcgcg agCAAAAACCCCAGGCAAGCGGAGGAGGACCGGGACTCCTTTGCGCGGAGACCTTTGCATCAAAATG cTGATAGTCGAAAAAACGACTGACTACCCTTCGGCTGAGTACTCCCTGGTGGAGGATGTAGCCCTCCACTTCACGTGTTTGATGGACAGACTGAACGAGCAGCGCCTTTTTCAGCCGGACCTGTGCGACGTGGACATCGTGCTGGTGCAGCACAAGAGCATCTTCCCGGCGCACAAGGGGGTCCTGGCGGCCTACAGCCAGTTCTTCCACTCCCTCTTCACCCAAAACAAGCAGCTGCAGCGCGTGGAGCTCTCGCTGGAGGCCCTCACCTCGCAGGGCCTCCAGCAGATCCTCAACTTCATCTATACCTCCAAGCTCCTCGTCAACTCCTGTAATGTGCAGGACGTGCTGAACGCGGCTGCCGTGCTGCAGATGAACAACATCGCCTCCTCCTGCCAGGACCTCCTCGACACCCGCTCGCTCAGCCTGGCTGCCGACATGGCCCTGCCTGCTGAGGGCTGCGCCGGACCCCCGCCCTACTACTGCGAGATCAAGCAGGAGGTGGACGCCCCCCATCCCAAGATCTACGCCCGGGAGGGCAATGACCCCTACTCAGTGCGGGTGGAGGATGGCGCAGGTGGTGGGACGCTCCCCGCTGGTCCAGCCAAGCAGTACTacaaggaggagaaggatggtGGTCCAGGCGCCGTCTGTAAGATGGAAGGCGAAGAGTCCGAGGAGGACCTGGACAGCCAGGGCTCGTACAACCGGGAGCAGATCATTGTGGAGGTGAACCTCAACAACCAGACCCTCAATGTCTCCAAGGGCATGGAGGGGAAGGCGGCTGCCAGCGAGGCGGCCGTGATGGGGCGGCCTGATGGTGATGGGCGTGACacggaggaggatggggaggaggagaatgaggaaggggaggaggaggaggaagaggaggaggatgcagaggtgggtgaggaggaggaggaggagcacagCGAGGAGGAAGACCTGGAGGAGACAACGGAAGAAGAGGACGATGATGACGACGATGAAGATGCGTCGGaggtgaaaagggaaaagggTGGGCAGCCCCGCAGAGGCAGCCGGGCATCCAAAGCCACCAAACCTGCCATGGCAACCAGGTCCCAGGAGATGGCCaaggtggaagaggaggaggaggaggaagaggaaggccaGCGAGGGcggaagaggaaaaaggagcagGATGGTTTGGGCCAGAAGGTcaagctggaggagaagcagcactACCCGTGCAAGAAGTGCCCCAGGGTCTTCAACAACCGCTGGTACCTGGAGAAGCACATGAACGTCACGCACAGCCGCATGCAGATCTGCGACAAGTGTGGCAAACGCTTCCTGCTGGAGAGCGAGCTACTGCTGCACCACCAGACCGACTGCGAGAAGAACATCCAG TGCGTGACATGTGGGAAGGGGTTCAAGAAGCTCTGGTCCCTCCATGAGCACAACAAGATCGTCCACGGCTATGCCGAGAAGAAGTTCTCCTGCGAGATCTGCGAGAAGAAGTTCTACACCATGGCCCACGTGCGCAAACACATGGTTG CTCACACCAAGGACATGCCGTTCACCTGCGAGACCTGTGGGAAGTCCTTCAAGCGCAGCATGTCCCTCAAGGTCCATTCACTCCAGCACTCTGGGGAAAAGCCTTTTAAATGCGAG AACTGCAACGAGCGCTTCCAGTACAAGTACCAGCTGCGCTCCCACATGAGCATCCACATCGGCCACAAGCAGTTCATGTGCCAGTGGTGCGGGAAGGACTTCAACATGAAGCAGTACTTCGATGAGCACATGAAGACGCACACGG GCGAGAAGCCCTACATCTGCGAGATCTGCGGGAAGAGCTTCACCAGCCGCCCCAACATGAAGCGGCATCGCCGGACCCACACAGGCGAGAAGCCGTACCCCTGCGACGTCTGCGGTCAACGCTTCCGCTTCTCCAACATGCTCAAAGCCCACAAGGAGAAATGTTTCCGCGTCAGCAACCCCTTGGCTTCGGACACGGCTGCCCCCCAacctgctgccagcccggctccgctgccccccggccccggtgTCTCCCCGCTGCCGCTGCTTCATCCCCTTCCACAgaccctccctcctcctcctcacctacCACCGCCCCCTCCCCTGTTTCCTGCGGGGAGGATAAATTTGAACAACAACtag
- the KLHL40 gene encoding kelch-like protein 40, translating into MGLPFDQVEELRLYQQTLLQDGLKDMLDHNKFLDCVLKVKGKEFPCHRLVLAACSPYFRAMFLSDMEESKKREVSLEDVDPDVMGKILHYIYTSELEITEQNVQDIFSVANMFQIPSIFTVCVSFLQKRLCLSNCLAIFRLGLMLDCARLAVAARDFICDRFALVSRDEEFYQLSPDELIAIISSDSLNIEKEETVFEVVMKWVGTKDHESRQKALPVIFESIRFRLIPNDYIKDHVEKHAMVKSSPELLKKLQMVKDAQKGKFTVVKKKKVKKSSEKQAKDNVVNGAVDEEEDTEEDALPGILNDTMRFGMFLQDLIFMVSDSGAVAYDPTANECYFASLSTQIPKNHISLVTKENQIFIVGGLYYNEDSKEDPMSSYFLQYDHLDADWLGMPPLPSPRCLFGLGEAENSIFVVGGKELKEGEKTLDSVLCYDRLSFKWGEADSLPYAVYGHAVVSHKDLVYIIGGKGSDKKCLKKMCVYNPSKFEWKELAPMKTARSLFGATVHKDKIYVAAGVTDSGLTNSVEVYDIATNKWDTFTEFPQERSSVSLVSLAGVLYLLGGFATVETESGELVPTELNDVWRYDEEQKKWEGVLREIQYASGATFLPVRLNVLRLTKM; encoded by the exons ATGGGTTTGCCTTTTGACCAAGTGGAAGAACTGCGTCTCTACCAGCAAACTCTCCTCCAGGATGGACTCAAAGACATGTTGGACCACAATAAGTTTCTGGACTGTGTCTTAAAAGTCAAGGGGAAGGAGTTTCCCTGCCATCGGCTGGTGCTGGCAGCTTGCAGCCCATATTTTCGAGCGATGTTCCTCTCGGACATGGAAGAGAGCAAGAAGAGGGAGGTCAGTTTGGAAGATGTTGATCCAGATGTCATGGGCAAGATCCTCCATTATATCTACACCTCCGAGCTGGAGATCACAGAGCAGAACGTGCAGGACATCTTCTCTGTGGCCAACATGTTCCAGATCCCCTCCATCTTCACCGTCTGTGTGTCCTTCTTGCAGAAGCGGCTCTGCCTCAGCAACTGCTTGGCTATCTTCAGGCTGGGCTTGATGCTGGATTGTGCCCGGCTGGCCGTGGCAGCTCGGGATTTCATTTGCGATCGCTTTGCTCTGGTCTCTCGGGATGAGGAGTTCTACCAGCTATCACCTGATGAGCTTATTGCAATCATCTCCAGTGACTCCCTCAACATTGAGAAAGAGGAGACTGTCTTTGAAGTAGTGATGAAGTGGGTGGGGACCAAGGACCATGAGAGCCGGCAGAAGGCCTTGCCTGTCATCTTTGAAAGCATCCGCTTCCGCCTCATACCCAACGACTACATCAAGGACCATGTGGAGAAGCACGCCATGGTGAAgtccagcccagagctgctcaaGAAACTGCAGATGGTGAAGGATGCCCAGAAAGGCAAATTCACTGtggtgaagaagaagaaagtgaagaaaagcagtgaaaagcaagcaaaagacaATGTTGTCAATGGAGCAGTAGATGAGGAGGAAGACACAGAGGAGGATGCTCTTCCAGGGATCTTAAATGACACAATGCGCTTTGGGATGTTCCTCCAGGACCTTATTTTCATGGTGAGTGACAGTGGAGCAGTGGCCTATGATCCCACTGCCAACGAGTGCTATTTTGCCTCCCTGTCTACTCAAATCCCAAAGAACCACATCAGTCTGGTGACCAAAGAGAATCAGATCTTCATTGTCGGAGGACTGTACTACAACGAGGACAGCAAAGAGGATCCCATGAGTTCCTACTTCCTACAG TACGACCATCTGGACGCAGACTGGCTGGGGAtgccccccctgccctcccctcgcTGCCTCTTTGGCCTGGGAGAGGCAGAAAACTCCATTTTTGTGGTCGGAGGGAAAGAactgaaagaaggagaaaagaccTTGGATTCGGTCCTGTGCTATGACCGGCT ATCCTTCAAGTGGGGTGAAGCTGATTCCCTTCCCTATGCAGTCTACGGCCATGCGGTGGTATCACACAAGGACCTCGTCTACATCATTGGAGGCAAAGGAAGCGACAA GAAATGCCTGAAGAAGATGTGTGTCTACAACCCATCCAAGTTTGAGTGGAAGGAGCTGGCTCCCATGAAAACTGCCCGGTCCCTGTTTGGAGCTACTGTGCACAAAGACAAAATCTATGTGGCGGCTGGTGTGACTGACTCCGGCTTGACCAACTCGGTGGAAGTCTATGACATTGCCACCAACAA GTGGGACACTTTCACTGAGTTTCCGCAGGAGCGCAGCTCGGTCAGCCTGGTGAGCTTGGCTGGAGTGCTCTACCTGCTCGGAGGGTTCGCCACAGTGGAGACAGAGTCGGGAGAGCTGGTGCCAACGGAGCTGAACGATGTTTGGAG ATATGATGAAGAGCAGAAGAAGTGGGAAGGGGTCCTCCGGGAGATCCAGTACGCCTCCGGTGCCACTTTCCTTCCCGTGCGCCTCAATGTTTTGCGCCTAACGAAGATGTAG